The genomic DNA ACGCAGCCACGCAGGCTCCTCCAGACCTCCACTACCGTTCGCGCCGAGTGCTCGCCAGCTTTCTCCCCGATCCCTGCGTCTGCGTGCCAGCCGCCAGCGCCGTCCTGCACGGTGCACGCTTCACTCCTGCCGCCTCGCACTCGCACCCCACCCCAGGCCTACCGCGGTCGCGTCAGCACTGACCAACTATACGTCAGTCTGCTGAAGCTTGAGTAGCTGAGATTAGCTCAAGTCAACACTCAACGGGCCTTAATTCTAGACGAGAAAGCTTCGTCAGACAGCCCAATTTCCCGGCCTCCCGGTTTGGCGTGTTCGGTGGGCCCAGAAATCCGTCTCTGCCGGCCCAAACGTGGCCGGATCCGGAATCTGTTCCGCACCGCGATCCCCGAAGGCCGAAGCCCACGCCTCTCCTgttcgtctctctctctctctctctctctctctctctctctctctctctcgtcccCCCAATTCCGGTTCCCCCGGCCGTTTCGGCctttcgcggcggcggcggctcgcacAGGGGCGCAGCAACCACCCCGCGCCCGTCCCCTCCGACCGCCTGTGGATCAGAGCCCGATCTACGGTACAGCTCAGTACCGAGACCTAGTCCacgggccagcggcggcggcaccatggCGGCAGTTGTGAGCTGGTACGGCCCGCTGATCGACCTCTCGGCGGCCGCCAGCCATGTCGGCGGATTCGTGCAGCTGCTGGCGGCCGTCCGCCGCGTCCTTCCGCACCAGGTAGTATTTCTCAATGCTACATCCACCTCCGCTAGAGTGTGTTTGGGGAGGGTGGAGCAGCATTTGAGTGATGGGTGTTGCCGTGCTGCTCTGTATGTGAACGCATCCTGAGGGGCGATCTCGTTTTTCTCCGTTCCTAGGAGCAAAATGCTGCAACTGGAAGGACGTATCAGAAGACCATTGTTGAAGTCGGCGACGATTCACGGTCCAGCTTCTGTGTCTCTATGTGGTCGTCCAAGCAGAGTTCGGACATAATCGCTGGCGATGTCTTACTAATGCAAAGTAAGGATCATATCGTCGGTTATGCATATCTACATTTCTTATGAAAAAAGCTTCTCTGCATCAATATAATGGCAATCTGTTTCCTCTTTCCGCATGTGCTTCTGTGAGTCTGTGACTCGCTGTGGTCCTGTTCCCAGAACACCCTTTGATTTTGATTGATCGTCCTTTTTATTTCGGAATTCAATATGAGCTTTGTGAATTCGTCTACTGTTTGTATCATTGTATGTCCCAACACCTCTGCTGCTCTCCGCTGCTCATTGGAAGCCTCTGGTTATCTTGTTTCAGATATTAAGATAGTGGAGTTTAGAAATGGCCTGGAGGGAAGAGCTTCTCAGATATCTGCAGTCCAAGTTCTGTTGAACTCTAAAGACTTGATGAACCCTGAAGGTATAGAGTTGCAGATGGTTTAGTTCTTCGCTGAAAGTTTTTTTGGTGCACTCCTTAACACAATGTTCTGACCACAAAGCAACTATATCCATCTGTACCATACGGGGAACATGAAAACATACATTAGCCTTGTGAGAGGAAGGCTTTTGTTGACATTGTTGTTGATTGAATGGATACATAGTTCTGTTTGTTACTGACAATTATTGATGGCTTCACGTTGCTGAATCAACATTCTAGTTTGTAACCAAGCAATTTACTCCTATATAGGAATAGATGAACTAATAGCCAGTTCTAAAGTGGGGGATGTTCCAAAAGCAAAGCTAAGAAGAGTGACAGAATGGACGCTACGCACTAAATGCGCTCTTGGCGAAAGTAATCAGCAGGTAAAATCTGCTGTAACTATCCTTCAGTTTTAACTGTTGTATGTCAAACTGCACACCCAAATCATCTTGGAACCTGCCCTTGCATTTTCACTTAGGGGCTCAACTGATGAGTTTCCATCATCTACATGAACTTGTTTATAGATTTTGGCGATACAGGTGCTTTGCATTTGGTTTTCGTGTTTTACATCATCTCACCTTGGAATTACAATGATTATGAATTGAAAATTCAACCACAACTTCAGGGCATTGATGATTCTTAGTAGATAAGTTCCCAAGTTAGTATGAATGAAGTTGAATATATTGTCAATCTGTCTACACGGTACCATACGGCATATAAGCTACTCACTTACATAGTTTACTCTTGTGTtatgctgcagctgcaggtgaCATCGAAGAACTGGAAAGAAGCAAAAGAGAAGGAATCAACAGACTTCTTGTGTATATCAGAACTATTCTCTCAGAGAAAATTACGTAATGTGAATGTTTATGCATGTATTGCCAAGATGGTTTTATTGAGTTCACCAGCCTCCCACTCTAAGGGACACTTGTCAGTCATTGACATACATTCTTTGAAAGAGCACAATGATATTGTCAGAGATTTCATTACTGCCGGCTGCAAGTTATGTGGTTCACCTCTATATCACAAGTAGGCACCTTATTCTCATGCTGCCATCTTCTTATACATCTAAGAATTATATTGCTCTTCTCATGATATAATGAATGTCTGTACAGAAACCTCCAAGGGGAAAACACTTTTGCAATAGATTGTCCAAATAACCCAAAGTATCTCCATGTTCCTGGGCAGATATACAAGCCATTTATGGTAAGAC from Setaria italica strain Yugu1 chromosome VII, Setaria_italica_v2.0, whole genome shotgun sequence includes the following:
- the LOC101752766 gene encoding uncharacterized protein LOC101752766, whose product is MAAVVSWYGPLIDLSAAASHVGGFVQLLAAVRRVLPHQEQNAATGRTYQKTIVEVGDDSRSSFCVSMWSSKQSSDIIAGDVLLMQNIKIVEFRNGLEGRASQISAVQVLLNSKDLMNPEGIDELIASSKVGDVPKAKLRRVTEWTLRTKCALGESNQQLQVTSKNWKEAKEKESTDFLCISELFSQRKLRNVNVYACIAKMVLLSSPASHSKGHLSVIDIHSLKEHNDIVRDFITAGCKLCGSPLYHKNLQGENTFAIDCPNNPKYLHVPGQIYKPFMIYVYDQSGQVPLLVRNKAAEILFANIIADDVSECYKSQMLLETYVNSGSMSASCTIDDAGNKEIAKRRKTEQKPNFHQIWLIMIKCLLNQGSNSPFCFQILINPEKNVEDGRFELLSLTMPIP